A genomic window from Aquitalea aquatilis includes:
- a CDS encoding ABC transporter substrate-binding protein encodes MKLKPWCAVLLSAVALQAGATDLNNLRIGMDATYPPFESLNPAGQIVGFEADLAVALCKEMKARCTLINQDWDGIIPGLIAKKYDVIMSSMTITADRAKAVTFSERYFRTPQRLIATKGSTLKFTAEGMKGKRVGVQRGTTADMYLSKFWGPRGMDVVRYEDQDKAYADLVNGRLDASFQDELQVEAGFLKSEPGKAFAFVGPSINGDNAAEREVLGSGAGMAVRKEDKELVARLNKAIAAVRANGTFKKLSTQYFGRDIY; translated from the coding sequence ATGAAGCTGAAACCCTGGTGTGCCGTGCTGTTGTCCGCTGTCGCCCTGCAGGCTGGCGCGACGGATTTGAATAATCTGCGTATCGGCATGGATGCTACTTATCCGCCGTTCGAATCGCTTAATCCGGCCGGGCAGATTGTCGGCTTCGAAGCCGATCTGGCGGTGGCGCTGTGCAAGGAAATGAAGGCGCGCTGCACGCTGATCAATCAGGATTGGGATGGCATCATCCCCGGTCTGATCGCCAAGAAGTACGATGTGATCATGTCGTCGATGACCATTACCGCTGACCGGGCCAAGGCCGTTACCTTCAGTGAACGTTATTTCCGCACGCCGCAACGCCTGATCGCCACCAAGGGCAGTACGCTCAAGTTCACGGCAGAGGGCATGAAGGGCAAGCGGGTAGGGGTGCAGCGCGGTACCACGGCGGACATGTATCTGAGCAAGTTCTGGGGGCCGCGTGGCATGGATGTGGTGCGCTACGAGGATCAGGACAAGGCCTATGCCGACCTGGTGAATGGCCGGCTGGATGCCAGCTTCCAGGATGAGCTGCAGGTGGAGGCCGGCTTCCTCAAGAGCGAGCCGGGCAAGGCGTTTGCCTTTGTCGGCCCGTCCATCAATGGCGACAACGCCGCCGAACGTGAGGTGTTGGGTTCCGGTGCCGGCATGGCAGTGCGCAAGGAAGACAAGGAGCTGGTGGCACGTTTGAACAAGGCGATTGCTGCCGTGCGTGCCAATGGCACCTTCAAGAAGCTCAGCACGCAGTATTTCGGCCGCGATATTTACTGA